One segment of Theobroma cacao cultivar B97-61/B2 chromosome 9, Criollo_cocoa_genome_V2, whole genome shotgun sequence DNA contains the following:
- the LOC18590159 gene encoding serine/threonine-protein kinase TOUSLED, which yields MSDDMLLHFSSNSSNQSDHSLPTKIAKLEARLVGKASSATASQQPPLPQQQQQQQQQQQQQQPPAWSSLSSASKFASAEELPDASSSSDSDDENGGEFLIQANTLKRQKVQKDDNLPVFEHVEAVADGRQKIVEAMESKASSDGNRRKQGRGRGHSVSSRGRGSRANDQTRQPISSSLLSPSNGQLENSYHKDSRPKEPFRTDDQISVEEEVTSLRAKVAALEEDLRKCRQEASDYQNLCQLLEKELKDIKDYDQQMKPKRTKMISDLLIAVSKAERQEARMKVRQDSLRLGNVGVIRAGTVISETWEDGQALKDLNAHLRQLLEAKEAVERQRKQLKKRQSDRGDATDAEPGAQEEDILIQDEIYKSRLASIKREEESILRERDRYELDKGRLIREMKRIRDEDGSRFNNFQILNNRYALLNLLGKGGFSEVYKAYDLVEHRYVACKLHGLNPQWSEEKKQSYIRHAIREYNIHKTLVHHHIVRLWDIFEIDQNTFCTVLEYCSGKDLDAVLKATPVLPEKEARIIIVQIFQGLVYLNKKAQKIIHYDLKPGNVLFDELGVAKVTDFGLSKIVEDDVGSQGMELTSQGAGTYWYLPPECFELSKTPLISSKVDVWSAGVLFYQMLFGRRPFGHDQTQERILREDTIIKARKVEFPSRPTVSNEAKDLIRRCLTYNQSERPDVLTIAQDPYLTYSKK from the exons ATGTCGGACGACATGTTATTACATTTCTCTTCGAACTCGTCAAACCAATCGGACCATTCTTTGCCCACCAAGATTGCAAAGCTCGAAGCTCGCTTGGTAGGCAAGGCCTCTTCGGCAACTGCTTCTCAGCAACCGCCGCTACCGCAacaacagcagcagcagcagcagcaacaaCAGCAACAGCAACCGCCGGCTTGGTCTTCTTTATCTTCGGCTTCGAAATTCGCTTCTGCTGAGGAGTTGCCCGACGCTTCTAGTTCAAGTGATTCCGATGACGAG AATGGAGGAGAGTTTTTAATACAAGCCAATACTCTGAAGCGCCAGAAAGTTCAAAAAGATGATAACTTGCCTGTGTTTGAACATGTTGAG GCAGTTGCAGACGGGAGGCAGAAGATTGTGGAAGCCATGGAGTCCAAAGCAAGTTCTGATGGAAATAGGAGAAAACAAGGTCGTGGAAGGGGCCATTCTGTTTCAAGCAGAGGCCGTGGTTCTAGAGCTAATGATCAGACAAGACAACCAATCTCTAGTTCCTTACTATCACCTTCAAATGGTCAGCTTGAGAACTCATATCATAAG GATAGTAGGCCTAAAGAGCCGTTTCGGACTGATGACCAAATTTCAGTAGAG GAAGAGGTGACATCTTTACGTGCAAAAGTTGCCGCATTGGAGGAGGACCTACGGAAATGTCGCCAAGAAGCTTCTGACTATCAAAATCTTTGCCAGCTACTAGAGAAG GAATTGAAAGATATTAAAGATTATGACCAGCAAATGAAGCCAAAG AGAACAAAAATGATATCTGATCTGCTGATAGCTGTTTCAAAAGCTGAGAGACAGGAAGCTAGGATGAAAGTACGGCAAGATTCGTTGAGACTCGGGAATGTGGGTGTAATCAG AGCCGGAACAGTCATATCTGAGACATGGGAGGATGGGCAGGCGCTGAAAGATCTAAATGCTCACCTT agACAATTGTTAGAAGCCAAGGAGGCTGTTGAACGGCAGAGGAAACAATTGAAGAAGCGACAATCTG ACAGGGGTGATGCGACTGATGCAGAACCAGGTGCACAAGAAgaagatattttaattcaagATGAGATATACAAATCACGTCTAGCCAGTATTAAGCGT GAGGAGGAAAGTATTCTCCGTGAAAGAGATCGCTATGAACTAGATAAGGGAAGGCTTATACGTGAAATGAAGCGCATTCGAGATGAGGATGGTTCCCGTTTTAACAATTTTCAGATACTTAATAATCGATATGCCCTTTTAAACCTTCTTGGCAAAGGAGGATTCAGTGAGGTTTATAAG GCTTATGACTTGGTAGAGCATAGATACGTTGCATGTAAGCTTCATGGTCTGAACCCTCAGTGGAGTGAGGAAAAGAAGCAAAGTTACATACGGCATGCAATTCGAGAGTACAACATTCACAAGACATTGGTGCACCATCATATTGTTCGGCTTTGGGACATTTTTGAGATTGACCAGAATACATTCTGCACTGTCTTAGAGTACTGCAGCG gCAAAGATCTCGATGCTGTATTGAAGGCAACACCTGTACTGCCTGAGAAAGAAGCTAGGATTATCATTGTTCAAATATTTCAAGGCCTTGTATACTTGAATAAAAAAGCACAGAAGATTATACATTATGATCTGAAGCCTGGTAATGTTCTGTTTGATGAGTTAGGTGTAGCAAAAGTGACTGACTTTGGTCTTAGCAAAATAGTAGAGGATGATGTTGGTTCTCAGGGTATGGAACTCACATCCCAGGGAGCTGGAACTTATTG GTACCTGCCCCCAGAATGCTTTGAGCTCAGCAAAACACCTCTGATTTCATCAAAG GTGGATGTTTGGTCTGCTGGTGTTCTATTTTACCAAATGCTTTTTGGTAGACGCCCCTTTGGGCATGACCAGACTCAAGAACGAATATTGCGTGAAGACACAATTATCAAAGCACGCAAGGTTGAATTCCCATCAAGACCTACTGTCTCCAATGAGGCAAAG GATTTGATTCGTCGATGTCTAACCTATAACCAATCAGAAAGGCCGGATGTTTTGACAATAGCACAGGATCCATATCTTACATattcaaagaagtaa
- the LOC18590160 gene encoding probable RNA polymerase II transcription factor B subunit 1-1: MASGHVTKRAKYKTTIKDPGTPGTLRMTLEKILFVPHNPKSAGKLDVEFRFIKGQKHTKEGSSKPPWLNLTNNQNGSFIFEFENYSDLQDCRDFVGKVLAKSGEVSEKPTVTYPDEQLSAAEMELRIKLLREDSELQKLHKQFVLSGVLTEAEFWATRKKLLDREANKKTKQRLGFKSAMISDIKPSTDGRTNKVTFNLTPEIILQIFAEKPAVHRAFLTYVPNKMSERDFWTKYFRAEYLHSTKNSVAAAAEAAEDEELAVFLKQDDILASESRSKIRRVDPTLDMDADEGDDYTHLPDHGIFRDGSKEVTESENELYRRTLSQDINRHAAVVLEGRAVDVELEDTRSVAEALARSKQESSTKGESYGDTSRERLDRVSRMTEIEDLQAPNNLPLAPLCIKDPRDYFDSQQVNALRTSGDELAGTEQIKCSLSSQEVYGSLRESISVIKAMGLKDPIVKPEVAHQVFDALTQSISTTKYNIGKNPQESVLDRLPKKIKEELLHHWTSILELLRHFWASYPITTSYLYTKVNRLKDAMSHIYPQLEEIKGSVPSDLRHQVSLLIRPMHQALDAAIQHYEADMQKRSARSGERPNGYA; the protein is encoded by the exons ATGGCGAGTGGTCACGTGACTAAGCGAGCTAAGTATAAAACCACAATCAAGGACCCTGGAACTCCCGGTACTCTTAGAATG ACACTTGAGAAAATCTTATTTGTGCCTCATAATCCTAAGTCAGCTGGAAAGCTTGATGTCGAGTTTCGATTCATTAAAG GTCAAAAGCATACGAAGGAGGGATCAAGTAAGCCGCCATGGCTTAATCTTACAAACAATCAG AATGGGAGTTTCAtctttgagtttgaaaattaTTCTGATCTCCAAGATTGTCGAGATTTTGTAG GCAAAGTTCTTGCAAAGAGTGGAGAAGTTTCTGAAAAACCTACTGTCACATATCCTGATGAACAACTCAGTGCAGCTGAAATGGAGCTTCGCATTAAGCTATTACGGGAAGATag TGAATTGCAGAAACTTCACAAGCAATTTGTGCTTAGCGGTGTCCTGACAGAAGCTGAATTTTGGGCAACACGGAAG AAGTTGCTGGATAGAGAGGCCAACAAAAAGACAAAGCAGAGGCTGGGTTTCAAAAGTGCAATGATTTCTGACATTAAACCATCAACTGATGGTCGG ACGAACAAAGTCACATTTAATTTGACCCCAGAGATCATTCTTCAA ATTTTTGCTGAGAAGCCAGCTGTTCACCGTGCATTCCTAACTTATGTTCCTAACAAG ATGTCAGAACGGGATTTCTGGACCAAATATTTTAGAGCAGAATACCTACATAGTACGAAAAATAGTGTTGCTGCTGCAGCAGAGGCTGCTGAAGATGAGGAACTTGCTGTTTTTCTCAAGCAGGATGACATATTGGCAAGCGAGTCTCGGTCGAAG ATCAGGCGGGTTGACCCAACGCTGGACATGGATGCTGATGAGGGGGATGATTATACACATCTTCCC GATCATGGAATCTTTCGTGATGGTAGTAAGGAAGTAACTGAATCAGAAAATGAGCTATACAGAAGAACTCTATCCCAAGATATTAACCGGCATGCTGCAGTTGTTCTTGAGGGAAGAGCAGTTG ATGTGGAGTTGGAAGACACGAGGTCTGTAGCAGAAGCTCTTGCTCGGTCAAAACAAG AATCATCAACTAAGGGAGAATCATATGGGGATACAAGCCGGGAGAGGTTAGATAGGGTATCAAGGATGACTGAAATAGAAGATCTTCAGGCACCTAATAATCTTCCACTGGCACCACTTTGCATTAAG GATCCTCGAGACTATTTTGACTCTCAACAAGTTAATGCACTTAGAACTTCTGGAGATGAACTTGCTGGAACTGAACAAATAAAATGCAGTTTGAGCAGCCAGGAGGTGTATGGTTCTTTGAGAGAGTCCATCTCTGTGATCAAAGCTATGGGGTTGAAGGATCCAATAGTCAAGCCTGAAGTTGCTCATCAA GTTTTTGATGCTTTGACCCAGAGTATCTCAACTACCAAATATAATATCGGGAAAAATCCTCAAGAGAGTGTTCTGGACAGATtgccaaagaaaattaaagaggAACTATTGCAT CACTGGACATCAATCCTTGAACTGCTCAGACATTTTTGGGCATCATATCCTATCACCACCAGTTACCTCTATACCAAG GTAAACAGACTGAAGGATGCCATGTCACATATCTATCCACAGCTAGAG GAGATTAAGGGATCTGTCCCGTCAGACCTTCGGCATCAGGTTTCCCTCCTTATTCGTCCAATGCATCAG GCTCTAGATGCTGCGATTCAACATTATGAAGCAGACATGCAGAAGAGATCTGCGCGAAGTGGAGAGAGACCAAATGGATATGCCTAG